The DNA region GTTCGCATGCAACCCCTTTTTTATACCAAAAGAAATCGAGATTGAACTATGATGTAGAGGAAGCTTTCAATGATATAAAAGAGAATCCGAATGAAGATGTTTATATTAATATCTTTTTTAAAGATCGGATGAGCTGTCCGCAATATTTAATCGTGTTGGAAGGACGAGGCAAAACGGAGCGCCAAGGACAAACACAACCACGCGTTACGCAAGATAATATGGCGGCAAGTCTGATGACGGAATTGGTGATTGATCAGCTGATGAGAAGCAATCGTTTAAAAGAGTTGACAGAGCAGATCGACGCGGCCCTCGTAAAGCGGGACAAGCCGTTATTTATGAAATTGACCGAGGAATGGAATGAACTA from Ammoniphilus oxalaticus includes:
- a CDS encoding YpiB family protein, which gives rise to MGEAITISAKREFIRWFLNNYQFKKNEGSWLFNYFLTDDRLLEKVHFTDDLYNREKTMIISTVCSHATPFLYQKKSRLNYDVEEAFNDIKENPNEDVYINIFFKDRMSCPQYLIVLEGRGKTERQGQTQPRVTQDNMAASLMTELVIDQLMRSNRLKELTEQIDAALVKRDKPLFMKLTEEWNELRRWAGDLHENNR